From one bacterium genomic stretch:
- a CDS encoding SAM-dependent chlorinase/fluorinase, whose amino-acid sequence MSDRLLPGNSHEPIITLTTDFGVHDPFVGIMKGVILSINPNVRIVDLCHHVPAHQILEASFLLGSSYRFFPAGTIHVVVVDPGVGSQRRPILAQGKNCYFIAPDNGVLSYPYQEERPDLQVFHLTRTEYFRPIVSHTFHGRDIFAPVSAWLSTGLAPHLFGPEINDYLKLEIPEPRCLAPQVYEFQIIHIDAFGNLITSIGQDFFFRALSQGKGERFSLELASQTITCLQTHYAALDQSSRIGAIFGSTGNLEIFANRASASKTLHVSVGDTGKITFLA is encoded by the coding sequence TTGTCAGACAGACTGTTACCCGGTAATAGCCATGAGCCAATCATTACTCTGACCACAGACTTTGGTGTGCATGATCCTTTTGTCGGCATTATGAAGGGAGTCATCCTCAGCATCAATCCTAATGTACGGATTGTAGATCTTTGCCATCACGTCCCGGCCCATCAGATCCTCGAAGCATCGTTTCTTCTTGGCAGCTCCTATCGGTTCTTTCCGGCAGGGACAATTCATGTGGTGGTCGTCGATCCCGGTGTCGGCAGTCAAAGAAGGCCTATTCTGGCCCAGGGGAAAAACTGTTACTTTATAGCTCCGGATAATGGAGTTTTATCGTATCCGTATCAGGAAGAGCGGCCAGACCTTCAGGTATTTCACCTGACCCGCACGGAGTATTTCCGTCCGATTGTCAGTCATACCTTTCACGGCCGTGACATTTTTGCTCCGGTATCTGCCTGGCTTTCCACAGGTCTTGCACCCCATCTCTTTGGCCCCGAAATCAACGATTATCTGAAGCTTGAGATTCCGGAGCCCCGGTGCCTGGCTCCTCAGGTTTACGAGTTCCAGATCATCCATATCGATGCTTTTGGTAATCTGATTACCAGCATCGGCCAGGATTTTTTCTTCCGGGCGCTGTCTCAGGGCAAAGGAGAGCGATTCTCTCTTGAGCTCGCCTCTCAGACTATCACCTGCCTGCAAACTCATTATGCCGCTCTGGATCAAAGCTCCCGGATCGGCGCCATTTTCGGAAGCACCGGCAATCTGGAGATCTTTGCCAACCGGGCAAGCGCCAGTAAGACACTGCACGTAAGCGTCGGTGATACCGGAAAAATTACCTTTCTGGCATAA
- a CDS encoding nitrilase-related carbon-nitrogen hydrolase, with product MLKVAGIQMKCHADVEQNIQKALSMLHMAAEGGAVMACFQELFHTHWFPQKKGPESFQLAEDVHGPLIKTLKHKAKELQMVIIAPIFEKENDTYYNSCAVIDQNGVLLGVYRKNHLPQIPLWEETYYFSPGNLGFPVFRTQLATIGIQMCWDNFFPEGSRILALKGAQIIFCPTACAFASFQKWEKMISANAIANGVFCFRINRVGQEGEQSFYGRTFCIDPDGNQMMKPSSHHDGIIMAEIDLSLIEDIRKGWSFLKNRRPEIYTEITQPKT from the coding sequence GTGCTCAAGGTTGCCGGAATTCAGATGAAATGCCACGCTGATGTGGAGCAAAATATCCAGAAGGCTCTGTCCATGCTTCACATGGCAGCGGAGGGTGGAGCAGTGATGGCCTGTTTTCAGGAGCTGTTTCATACTCACTGGTTCCCCCAGAAAAAAGGGCCGGAAAGCTTTCAACTGGCCGAAGATGTACACGGCCCTCTCATCAAGACGCTGAAACATAAGGCCAAAGAGCTGCAAATGGTCATTATCGCCCCGATTTTCGAGAAGGAAAACGACACCTATTACAATAGCTGTGCGGTTATTGACCAAAATGGTGTTCTTCTCGGCGTATACCGGAAAAATCACCTTCCTCAGATTCCTCTGTGGGAAGAGACGTATTATTTTTCGCCCGGCAATCTGGGGTTCCCGGTGTTCCGTACGCAACTGGCCACTATCGGTATCCAGATGTGCTGGGATAATTTTTTCCCCGAAGGGTCCAGAATACTGGCCCTCAAAGGGGCGCAGATTATCTTTTGCCCTACGGCCTGCGCTTTTGCCTCCTTTCAGAAGTGGGAAAAAATGATCTCGGCCAATGCTATTGCCAACGGCGTCTTCTGCTTCCGAATCAACCGGGTCGGCCAGGAAGGGGAGCAGAGCTTTTATGGCCGCACCTTCTGTATCGATCCTGACGGAAATCAGATGATGAAACCCAGCAGCCACCATGATGGCATCATCATGGCCGAAATCGACCTGAGCCTGATCGAGGATATCCGAAAGGGGTGGTCATTCCTGAAGAACCGCCGTCCGGAGATCTATACCGAGATTACCCAGCCAAAGACCTGA
- a CDS encoding ferredoxin, whose protein sequence is MADRERKVAENVDGPFYVDESCIQCGNCADVAPENFTQGEEFYYVYKQPDDDEELENCQQALEECPVDAIGDDGEEGGEEEGE, encoded by the coding sequence ATGGCCGATAGAGAGAGAAAAGTTGCAGAAAATGTAGATGGACCTTTTTACGTGGACGAAAGCTGCATTCAGTGTGGTAACTGTGCTGACGTTGCACCGGAGAATTTTACCCAGGGAGAGGAGTTTTACTATGTCTATAAGCAGCCTGATGATGACGAGGAATTGGAAAACTGCCAGCAGGCACTGGAGGAATGCCCGGTAGATGCCATAGGGGATGACGGGGAGGAAGGAGGAGAGGAGGAAGGGGAGTAG
- a CDS encoding pyridoxamine 5'-phosphate oxidase family protein has product MNQSIEQVKKFVQHHPSLVLIGTADRRGFPHLAMETGVQWVKERTMRFESWFCLSTIKNLKENPRVAVAIFDQQTQKGYQMLGQIESIHEAAILNGYIPGEKPDELGIPSQSYRIDIAIEEVLFFSSGPHSDGPLP; this is encoded by the coding sequence TTGAATCAATCAATCGAGCAGGTGAAAAAGTTTGTTCAGCACCATCCGAGTCTGGTGCTCATTGGCACTGCTGACCGGAGAGGGTTTCCTCATCTGGCTATGGAAACGGGGGTCCAATGGGTCAAAGAGAGGACAATGAGGTTTGAGAGCTGGTTCTGTCTGTCCACTATCAAAAACCTGAAGGAAAACCCCAGGGTTGCCGTAGCTATCTTTGACCAGCAGACCCAAAAAGGTTATCAAATGCTGGGCCAGATCGAGTCCATCCACGAGGCTGCAATTCTGAATGGCTATATTCCAGGGGAAAAGCCCGACGAACTGGGTATTCCTTCCCAGTCTTATCGGATCGATATAGCTATTGAAGAGGTTTTATTCTTTTCCAGCGGCCCCCATTCTGATGGCCCTTTGCCATAA